One genomic window of Nicotiana sylvestris chromosome 10, ASM39365v2, whole genome shotgun sequence includes the following:
- the LOC104230847 gene encoding uncharacterized protein, giving the protein MSSKQNVRRHALEKHREKEKTRSNTTNFLLSKHWKKIYPIGLHKTGSSLSLSSLSLSLSQTSNDSSLTDSSSITPLDQKISLALRLIAASSSSEKREIPAMKNVVRAVSPTRNNPSEEELMRRCNWITSSSDKVYVQFHDDCWGVPVYDDHQLFELLALCGMLMDFNWTEILKRREQIREAFAGFNANHVAKMGEREIEELISNTELNLAESRVRCIVDNAKCIVKIVREFGSFSSYMWNYVNYKPIINRFRYPRNVPLRTPKAETISKDLLKRGFRFVGPVIVYSFMQAAGMTIDHLVDCFRHKDCVNLAERPWRHV; this is encoded by the exons ATGTCGTCTAAGCAAAATGTGAGAAGACATGCATTAGAGAAACATagagaaaaagagaagacaaGAAGCAATACTACAAACTTCTTATTATCTAAACATTGGAAGAAAATATACCCTATAGGGTTACATAAAACAGGCTCATCTCTTTCACTTTCTTCACTTTCTTTATCTCTATCACAAACTTCAAATGATTCTTCACTTACAGATTCTTCTTCAATCACTCCATTGGATCAGAAAATCTCATTAGCACTCCGATTAATCGCGGCGTCGTCGTCGTCAGAAAAAAGAGAGATTCCGGCCATGAAAAATGTGGTTCGAGCAGTTAGTCCGACTCGTAATAATCCTAGTGAAGAAGAGCTCATGAGAAGGTGCAATTGGATAACTAGTAGTAGTG ATAAGGTTTACGTCCAGTTCCATGATGATTGTTGGGGAGTTCCTGTTTATGACGACCA TCAATTATTCGAGCTTCTTGCGTTATGTGGAATGCTTATGGATTTCAATTGGACTGAAATATTGAAGAGAAGAGAACAAATAAG AGAAGCTTTCGCTGGATTTAATGCAAACCATGTGGCCAAAATGGGAGAGCGAGAAATTGAAGAACTAATATCTAATACAGAACTCAATTTAGCAGAAAGTAGAGTTAGATGCATAGTTGACAATGCCAAATGCATAGTCAAG ATTGTGAGAGAATTTGGATCATTCAGCAGCTACATGTGGAACTATGTGAATTACAAACCTATAATTAATAGATTCAGATATCCAAGAAATGTACCATTAAGAACTCCAAAAGCAGAAACAATTAGCAAAGATTTGCTTAAGAGAGGATTTCGATTTGTTGGGCCGGTGATTGTGTATTCATTTATGCAAGCAGCAGGAATGACAATTGATCATTTGGTTGATTGTTTTAGGCACAAAGACTGTGTAAATCTTGCTGAAAGACCTTGGAGGCATGTATGA